The following are encoded in a window of Deferrivibrio essentukiensis genomic DNA:
- the proV gene encoding glycine betaine/L-proline ABC transporter ATP-binding protein ProV — protein MSEKQKIVVNNLFKIFGPTPEKALKLIKQGLTKDEIFKKTGNNVGVQNASFSINEGEIFVIMGLSGSGKSTLVRMLNRLIEPTSGEVIIDGKDITKMKYNELISLRRTQMSMVFQSFALLPHLNVIDNVCFGLELAKVEKKNRYERGMAALEQVGLSQYAKSMPDELSGGMRQRVGLARALAVDPEILLMDEAFSALDPLIRSEMQDELLELQSKQKRTIVFISHDLDEAIKLGDRIAIMEGGRIVQIGTAEEILKNPADDYVKAFFKGVDPANILTAGDLLRKDTQVTVIRHPGDGPRVALQRLINYDRDFGYVLDKDRRFVGIVSADKLKEILNDDRELTIVDALIEKVEPVNINEPMQNLLELLAKSNVPIPVVDDDMRFKGVISRNSFIKSLYQNKSEMENVNV, from the coding sequence ATGAGCGAAAAACAAAAAATAGTTGTTAATAATTTATTTAAAATTTTCGGACCTACCCCTGAAAAGGCTTTAAAACTTATAAAGCAAGGGTTAACGAAAGATGAGATATTCAAAAAAACAGGTAATAATGTAGGGGTTCAAAATGCATCATTTTCCATAAATGAAGGTGAAATATTTGTCATAATGGGTTTATCCGGCTCCGGCAAATCTACACTTGTAAGGATGCTTAATAGGTTGATAGAGCCTACCAGCGGTGAAGTTATAATTGATGGTAAAGATATTACTAAAATGAAATATAATGAGCTTATCAGCTTGAGAAGAACTCAGATGAGCATGGTTTTTCAGTCTTTTGCGCTTTTACCTCATTTGAATGTTATTGATAATGTTTGTTTTGGTTTGGAGCTTGCAAAAGTCGAAAAGAAAAACAGATATGAAAGAGGGATGGCTGCACTTGAGCAGGTAGGGCTCTCTCAATACGCTAAAAGTATGCCTGATGAGCTATCAGGTGGAATGCGTCAGAGGGTAGGGCTTGCAAGAGCTTTGGCAGTTGATCCTGAAATATTGCTTATGGATGAGGCATTTTCTGCACTTGATCCACTAATTAGAAGTGAAATGCAGGATGAGCTTTTGGAGCTGCAATCAAAACAAAAAAGGACAATTGTGTTTATTTCTCATGACCTTGATGAGGCAATTAAATTAGGTGATAGAATAGCCATAATGGAAGGTGGTAGAATTGTCCAGATAGGGACTGCAGAGGAAATATTAAAAAATCCTGCTGATGACTATGTTAAAGCATTTTTTAAAGGTGTAGACCCGGCTAATATTTTAACAGCCGGCGACCTTCTGAGAAAAGATACTCAAGTTACGGTAATCAGACATCCCGGAGATGGCCCAAGGGTTGCTTTGCAGAGATTAATTAATTATGACAGAGATTTTGGATATGTTCTTGATAAGGATAGAAGGTTTGTTGGTATTGTTTCCGCAGATAAATTAAAAGAAATACTAAATGATGACAGAGAGCTGACAATTGTAGATGCACTAATAGAAAAGGTTGAGCCGGTTAATATAAATGAGCCTATGCAAAACTTATTGGAATTGCTGGCTAAATCCAATGTGCCTATCCCTGTGGTTGATGATGATATGAGATTTAAGGGGGTTATCTCAAGGAACTCTTTTATAAAATCTTTGTATCAAAATAAGTCTGAGATGGAGAATGTAAATGTTTGA
- a CDS encoding sensor histidine kinase — translation MEKETKKSIDINELHEAFKIFSEASNNLTASYEALKGEVERLKDEIRVKNQQLKEYGELVDTILMNSSSGILTINSDKEILLKNNIAENIIKTFGNEFLNLLYTFDETGLFEFSIKDNYFKVSVSKFNMNNVSGLIYIFDDITNLKLMEIEKQRNEKLALMGEMAANIAHQIRNPLGSIELFTSLLQRDLKGDEPKINLTNSILKGIKTINSTISNILLFTKDVKVKKQLYFIADIVDDVVLYLMHLMKDKNIQFINKINENDTIYCDIELTKQCIMNLIHNAIDAVDNGGKIMISSFSDDKYSKIEITDNGHGISEDFLNRLFIPFQTTKAKGTGLGLSIVYKIIKAHGGNIIPESKPNEYTSFKIIMPK, via the coding sequence TTGGAAAAAGAAACTAAGAAATCAATAGATATAAATGAACTACATGAAGCCTTCAAAATATTCAGTGAAGCATCTAACAATCTCACTGCAAGTTATGAAGCACTTAAAGGCGAAGTGGAAAGGTTAAAAGATGAAATCAGGGTAAAAAACCAGCAACTAAAAGAATATGGTGAGCTTGTAGATACTATATTAATGAACAGCAGCAGTGGAATTCTTACCATAAACAGCGACAAAGAGATACTTCTCAAAAATAACATAGCCGAAAATATAATAAAAACTTTTGGAAATGAATTTTTAAATTTATTATACACTTTTGATGAAACAGGGTTGTTTGAATTTAGTATCAAAGACAATTATTTTAAAGTTAGCGTAAGCAAGTTTAATATGAATAATGTTAGCGGTTTGATTTATATATTTGATGACATTACCAATCTCAAACTGATGGAGATAGAAAAACAAAGAAATGAAAAACTTGCCCTTATGGGTGAGATGGCTGCAAATATTGCCCATCAAATTAGAAATCCACTTGGCAGCATAGAGCTTTTCACCTCTCTTCTTCAAAGGGATTTAAAAGGGGATGAACCAAAAATTAACCTTACCAACTCAATATTAAAGGGGATTAAAACAATAAACAGCACAATTTCAAATATTTTACTGTTTACTAAGGACGTCAAAGTAAAAAAACAGTTATACTTTATTGCAGATATTGTAGACGACGTGGTGCTTTACTTGATGCATCTTATGAAAGATAAAAATATTCAATTTATAAACAAAATAAATGAAAATGATACTATTTACTGTGATATCGAACTAACTAAACAGTGTATAATGAATCTTATACACAATGCTATTGATGCTGTTGATAATGGTGGAAAAATTATGATTAGTTCATTTTCTGATGACAAATACTCAAAAATAGAAATAACTGATAATGGACATGGAATCTCAGAAGATTTCTTAAACAGACTCTTCATCCCTTTTCAAACTACAAAAGCAAAAGGGACAGGGCTTGGTTTATCAATAGTCTATAAAATCATAAAAGCTCATGGAGGAAATATTATTCCGGAAAGCAAACCTAATGAGTACACAAGTTTTAAGATAATAATGCCAAAATAA
- the lnt gene encoding apolipoprotein N-acyltransferase: MKLIFLPLLSAILLTLSSPGLDLWWLSFISFIPVLFSLKDKKYFFTKTLIFSTTYYFFNLFWINSSVSHFGGAPLIIGVLAVFGLSLYMSIYLLLFFYLNLKTDKIVISALVFVVIEILRSKIFTGFPWLNLGLIPYNSQIFTNFYSIFGEYGVSLIIILVNLSLYKVLSQKNTKQLIPTGIVILLLITSNVIKPEIKYNKSLNISIIQPAYKQEEKWLPEKREEIKNLVISMIEIASKSKSDLILLPESVFPFFIQADNLTFSYITESSLKKDLLLGNIRYDQKLNYYNSAFFFSKGSYQYYDKMHLVPFGEYFPLKIITAPISRYFFGDAKDFSRGKVHKVFNSNNINILPLICYESAFYDIIFNAFKDKSPDMLVILSNDSWFGDTLGRVQHLAIDIVRAKEFMRPVIRVTQSGISAYINEKGEIINKIGNNKQDIIEANVNIDSNKRSLFSKYGYLWLGIFALISLIFSVKRERY; the protein is encoded by the coding sequence ATGAAATTAATATTTTTACCCCTTCTAAGTGCTATACTGCTCACACTCTCATCACCGGGGTTAGATTTGTGGTGGCTAAGCTTTATCAGTTTTATTCCTGTATTATTTTCTCTTAAAGACAAAAAATATTTTTTTACTAAGACACTGATTTTTTCAACCACATATTATTTTTTCAATCTGTTTTGGATTAATTCCTCCGTTAGCCACTTTGGAGGGGCGCCGCTAATCATAGGGGTTCTTGCGGTATTTGGATTATCCCTATACATGTCTATATATCTTTTGCTCTTTTTTTATCTGAATTTAAAAACAGATAAAATTGTTATTTCAGCTTTAGTGTTTGTAGTAATCGAAATCTTAAGGTCAAAAATTTTTACCGGATTCCCCTGGCTTAACCTCGGGCTAATACCATATAATTCTCAAATCTTTACAAATTTCTACTCAATATTTGGCGAATACGGCGTATCTTTAATAATTATTCTTGTCAATCTATCCCTTTACAAAGTGCTTTCACAAAAAAATACCAAGCAACTTATCCCGACCGGTATCGTTATCTTATTGCTGATTACATCAAATGTAATTAAGCCAGAAATAAAATACAACAAATCATTAAATATATCTATAATACAGCCTGCCTATAAACAGGAAGAGAAGTGGCTACCTGAAAAAAGGGAAGAAATAAAAAATTTGGTAATTTCAATGATAGAGATTGCATCAAAATCAAAATCAGATTTAATCCTTTTACCGGAATCTGTTTTCCCTTTTTTTATTCAAGCTGACAATTTAACTTTTAGCTATATAACAGAATCTTCACTAAAAAAAGATTTGCTGCTCGGAAATATCCGCTATGACCAAAAATTAAATTACTACAATAGTGCTTTCTTTTTCTCAAAAGGTAGCTACCAATATTATGACAAAATGCACCTTGTCCCATTCGGCGAGTATTTCCCGCTTAAAATAATCACAGCCCCTATCAGCAGATACTTTTTTGGGGATGCAAAAGATTTTTCAAGGGGAAAAGTGCACAAGGTATTTAACTCAAACAATATCAATATACTCCCTCTAATATGCTATGAAAGTGCTTTTTACGATATAATATTTAATGCTTTTAAAGATAAATCACCTGACATGCTTGTAATACTTTCAAATGACAGTTGGTTTGGTGATACTTTAGGCAGAGTTCAACATCTTGCCATTGATATCGTGAGGGCTAAAGAGTTTATGAGACCGGTGATAAGAGTAACCCAATCGGGCATATCAGCATATATCAACGAAAAAGGTGAAATAATAAATAAAATTGGCAACAATAAACAAGACATAATAGAAGCTAATGTCAACATTGATAGCAATAAGAGAAGCCTTTTTTCAAAATACGGATACCTCTGGCTTGGTATTTTTGCTTTAATTTCTCTTATTTTCAGTGTGAAAAGGGAAAGATATTAA
- a CDS encoding STAS domain-containing protein, whose product MSFTSKLLEDKKIFVVETPERIDAANSPELKDMISDTVSKGIFKIVIDMSKTNFIDSSGLGALVSKISICKNNNGDVRLVVLSDRVLEILEITHLNKILKLYKTVDEAIASFTEG is encoded by the coding sequence ATGAGCTTTACTTCAAAATTATTGGAAGATAAAAAAATTTTTGTTGTTGAAACACCGGAGAGGATTGATGCTGCAAACTCTCCTGAGTTGAAAGATATGATTTCAGATACTGTTTCCAAGGGGATTTTTAAGATAGTAATTGACATGAGTAAGACAAACTTTATCGATTCAAGCGGTTTGGGTGCGCTTGTGTCTAAAATATCTATTTGTAAAAATAACAATGGGGATGTCAGGCTTGTGGTTTTGAGTGACAGAGTACTGGAAATACTTGAAATTACCCATTTAAATAAGATTTTAAAGTTATATAAAACGGTAGATGAGGCGATAGCAAGCTTTACGGAGGGTTGA
- a CDS encoding tetratricopeptide repeat protein, with protein sequence MRKIFLTFAILTISNIHLFAGEILIKQLSFATELLLKIENINIIDSKVDNGTATITFNKNLDIKVDNIKDNFIENIRSINNQLIINLKTPASIDAIAGKKEVKVFITKRKINNNFNIQNTIENPKAVVGKEIIKDPAAESELLAIKNKIENEDYQNAINQINDFINKHGNDIYGQEAYFLLGKAYMGLGKFSDRNYVQASAIFEDFAKRYSNSYLYIDALWNSAIAKESAGLYFEAVFEYRNIINAMPDTELAKKAYEKIGQIYENIGQYDKAIESYREMLSKFQVDNIKLYAKIGMLYNQLKDTNAAYEYFSKILDSDIEYNELGEDILYNFASILEKKEFYDKAISIYEKIYNLYPEGKYADLAMFKAAEILEKTGKDKLADQLYLDAKNKYFNKKGGQLSAVRYAKKYLERNITDYWLEFLRDVLNSDIDVNIKSEGYLLIIQSYFREKMFDNALEYIKIFESSFFDSPYLSQAYDVKQKIYMENAKNYFKNSNLDMAKNELSKLLNEFPDTKFKKEINSILEDIRYNEILALLNDRKYHDVIDQAQTYMATNKELTNADRWKELLDITYYEYITMLDSTGNIDTTLLFLKEYFINIENGKHSNKLKEILNSNLLHKFSKLAEESNHIDILKTYHDNISWLKYLTESTKDSIFSYVAYAYYSLGEIQKAKKIIQNIKGVKNNDIFIIKMLLNENTADYDINKLDINQIKFLANEFYKTNPIKGINELRKYTVNRELAYILRAKMINKINDSLIVENFYNEIFDYNNYTSQEIIRFLLNGGIYFYNTNNYDKSKQFFEKIIALKKVDDNILGDSHYYLGKIHLQNRDEENALKHFNEVSIKYKNSSFYKEAVMELEDLNWKKKLRNQ encoded by the coding sequence ATGAGAAAAATATTTTTAACTTTCGCAATACTTACAATTAGTAACATTCATCTATTTGCAGGGGAAATTCTCATTAAACAGCTTAGCTTTGCAACAGAGCTATTGCTTAAAATTGAGAATATAAATATTATAGATTCAAAAGTTGACAATGGTACTGCCACAATAACTTTTAATAAAAATCTCGATATTAAAGTCGATAATATTAAGGATAACTTTATCGAAAACATTCGCTCAATAAACAATCAGCTCATAATAAATCTAAAAACACCTGCAAGTATTGATGCGATTGCAGGTAAAAAAGAGGTAAAAGTATTTATTACGAAAAGGAAGATAAACAACAATTTCAATATACAAAATACCATAGAAAACCCTAAAGCTGTCGTTGGCAAAGAGATTATAAAAGACCCTGCTGCCGAATCGGAGCTTTTGGCAATAAAAAATAAAATTGAGAATGAAGACTATCAAAATGCAATCAATCAGATAAATGACTTTATAAACAAGCATGGTAATGACATATACGGTCAAGAAGCATATTTCTTACTTGGAAAGGCATATATGGGGTTAGGCAAATTTTCAGATAGAAATTATGTACAAGCATCTGCAATATTTGAGGATTTTGCAAAAAGATATTCAAACAGCTATCTCTATATTGATGCTCTTTGGAATTCTGCAATCGCGAAAGAGAGTGCAGGTCTATATTTTGAAGCAGTTTTTGAATACAGAAATATAATTAATGCTATGCCTGATACAGAGCTTGCCAAAAAAGCATACGAAAAGATCGGACAGATATATGAAAATATAGGGCAATATGACAAGGCAATCGAAAGCTACAGGGAAATGCTCAGTAAGTTTCAAGTAGATAATATTAAGCTTTATGCAAAAATAGGTATGCTTTATAATCAGTTAAAAGATACAAATGCTGCATATGAATACTTTTCCAAAATACTTGATAGCGATATTGAGTATAATGAACTTGGAGAAGATATATTATACAACTTTGCATCAATTCTTGAAAAAAAAGAATTTTACGACAAAGCAATTTCAATATATGAGAAGATTTACAATCTTTATCCGGAAGGGAAATATGCTGATTTGGCAATGTTTAAAGCAGCCGAAATTTTAGAAAAAACAGGGAAAGATAAACTTGCAGACCAACTTTACCTTGATGCAAAAAATAAATATTTTAACAAAAAAGGGGGGCAGCTCTCTGCAGTCAGATATGCAAAAAAATATTTGGAAAGGAATATAACTGACTATTGGTTAGAATTCTTAAGAGATGTTTTAAATTCAGATATTGATGTCAATATCAAATCTGAAGGGTATTTGCTGATAATTCAATCTTATTTCAGAGAAAAAATGTTTGATAATGCACTTGAATATATTAAAATTTTTGAGTCATCCTTTTTTGACTCCCCATATCTTAGCCAGGCATATGATGTCAAACAGAAAATCTATATGGAAAATGCAAAAAACTATTTTAAAAACAGCAATCTGGATATGGCTAAAAACGAACTTAGCAAGCTTTTGAACGAATTCCCCGACACAAAATTTAAAAAGGAGATAAACTCAATCCTTGAGGATATCAGATATAATGAAATACTTGCTCTTTTAAATGATAGAAAATATCACGATGTAATAGATCAAGCACAAACATATATGGCTACAAACAAAGAGCTTACAAATGCTGACAGATGGAAAGAATTGCTTGACATTACTTATTATGAGTATATCACGATGCTTGACAGCACAGGCAATATTGATACTACTCTGCTCTTTCTAAAAGAATACTTTATAAATATTGAAAATGGAAAACACAGTAATAAGCTAAAAGAAATATTAAATTCTAATTTATTACATAAATTCAGCAAGTTAGCAGAAGAAAGCAATCATATAGATATTCTCAAAACTTACCACGATAACATATCTTGGCTCAAATATTTGACTGAAAGCACAAAAGATTCTATTTTCAGTTACGTGGCGTATGCTTACTATTCTCTTGGAGAAATCCAAAAAGCAAAGAAAATCATACAAAATATAAAAGGGGTAAAAAATAACGATATTTTTATCATCAAAATGTTGCTAAATGAAAACACGGCTGATTACGACATAAATAAACTTGATATTAATCAAATAAAGTTTCTTGCTAATGAATTTTATAAAACTAATCCGATAAAGGGGATAAATGAATTAAGAAAATATACGGTAAACAGGGAATTAGCATATATATTAAGGGCCAAAATGATAAATAAAATAAATGATAGTCTGATAGTGGAAAACTTTTACAATGAAATATTTGACTACAACAACTATACCAGTCAAGAGATTATAAGATTCCTGTTAAATGGCGGAATTTATTTTTATAACACAAACAATTACGACAAGTCTAAGCAATTTTTTGAGAAAATTATAGCTTTGAAAAAAGTAGATGACAATATTTTGGGGGATTCCCATTACTATTTAGGAAAAATACACCTTCAAAACAGAGATGAAGAAAATGCTTTAAAACATTTTAATGAAGTATCAATTAAGTATAAAAATTCATCTTTTTACAAAGAAGCCGTGATGGAGTTAGAGGACTTAAATTGGAAAAAGAAACTAAGAAATCAATAG
- a CDS encoding sigma-54-dependent transcriptional regulator, which yields MADKRNILIVDDDDNMQSALLETVKRLGFDVDTASDGSEGFDMAMKKTYDLIISDIRMPKVDGLKMYEMLKSAGIHTPICFITAYGTVDNAIKALKEGAFDFIIKPFPLNVIEEMISRVFEIQEVKHSKKEGEVNLIFKSKFMEEVFNIAKDIAPTEATVLITGESGTGKEVVAKFIHENSKRKGQFIAINCAAIPESLIESELFGYEKGAFTGAINKKPGKFELADGGTLLLDEIGEVPLNLQAKLLRVLQEKEIERLGSTTKQKINVRIIATTNRNLKDEVEKGNFREDLYYRLNVINIELPPLRKRKEDIMAMTSFFIKKYSEINSKPLKELSQETVNHLLNYDWPGNVRELEHTIERAVILSKEKYITPRDLFLHGITFNDTLSSEQKIQSITYENNIHEEHDNIKLEAGVTISQMEQELILKTLREVDGNRTKAAELLGITVRTLRNKLNEYREKGIDLTGID from the coding sequence ATGGCCGACAAAAGAAATATCTTAATAGTAGATGATGACGATAATATGCAAAGTGCGCTTCTTGAAACTGTAAAAAGGCTGGGGTTTGATGTGGATACCGCTTCAGATGGCAGTGAAGGCTTTGATATGGCAATGAAAAAGACTTATGATTTGATTATATCCGATATAAGGATGCCAAAGGTTGACGGACTTAAAATGTACGAAATGCTTAAATCTGCAGGGATTCACACCCCTATATGCTTTATCACCGCATACGGCACAGTTGATAATGCCATTAAAGCGTTAAAAGAAGGTGCTTTCGACTTTATAATCAAACCTTTCCCTCTTAACGTTATTGAAGAGATGATTTCAAGGGTATTTGAAATTCAGGAAGTAAAACATTCCAAAAAAGAGGGGGAAGTAAATTTAATATTCAAAAGCAAATTTATGGAAGAGGTTTTTAATATAGCAAAGGATATAGCTCCCACTGAAGCTACAGTCCTTATCACAGGGGAGTCAGGTACAGGTAAAGAAGTAGTCGCTAAATTTATTCATGAAAACAGTAAGAGAAAGGGGCAATTTATTGCCATAAATTGTGCGGCTATCCCCGAAAGTCTAATCGAAAGCGAACTCTTTGGCTATGAGAAAGGTGCTTTTACAGGGGCAATAAATAAAAAACCGGGTAAGTTTGAGCTTGCAGATGGAGGCACTCTCCTCTTGGATGAAATAGGAGAAGTCCCGCTAAATCTTCAAGCCAAGCTTTTGAGAGTCTTACAGGAAAAAGAGATAGAAAGGCTTGGCTCCACAACTAAACAAAAAATAAATGTCAGAATAATAGCCACTACTAACAGAAACTTAAAAGATGAAGTAGAAAAAGGAAATTTCAGAGAAGATTTATATTACAGACTAAATGTAATAAATATAGAATTGCCCCCTTTGAGAAAGAGAAAAGAAGATATAATGGCTATGACAAGTTTTTTTATAAAAAAATACAGCGAAATAAATTCAAAACCTTTAAAGGAGCTTTCTCAGGAAACAGTAAACCATTTACTAAATTACGATTGGCCTGGAAATGTCAGAGAATTAGAACATACGATTGAGAGAGCTGTAATACTTTCCAAAGAAAAATACATCACCCCGAGAGATTTATTTTTACACGGCATAACATTCAATGACACACTCTCAAGTGAGCAAAAAATCCAATCTATAACATATGAAAATAATATTCATGAAGAGCATGATAACATAAAATTAGAAGCCGGTGTCACAATCTCTCAAATGGAGCAAGAGCTTATATTAAAAACCTTAAGAGAAGTTGACGGCAACCGTACCAAAGCTGCAGAGCTGTTAGGGATCACTGTCAGGACTTTGCGCAACAAGCTCAACGAATATAGAGAAAAAGGTATTGATTTGACAGGTATCGATTAA
- a CDS encoding c-type heme family protein has protein sequence MFKSIQSKINFAIFIVLLIIFGAFYFIMDQQKKTEIMDQKLKQAQVIYQQLDYLKTWIGKNGGIWIKDIKDDRYIVKEGRYARKNTSIVLAELSDASLGNKDYKFRVVSPKPLNPKNLSDAFENQALMKFRAMSPDAEIYKFDFDKKILRYVKPMVTSQFCLKCHPNYELGSIEGGISITIPIEDIIQEIKQNRIYYASFFGITMAVLLVIMVYLMNVIVVKPIKKLTDQADKISTGEINVSAEIHREDEIGELSKAIERLRISFKKMMNLK, from the coding sequence ATGTTTAAAAGTATTCAATCCAAGATTAACTTTGCAATTTTTATTGTATTACTGATTATTTTTGGTGCTTTTTATTTTATTATGGATCAGCAGAAAAAAACAGAAATTATGGATCAAAAGCTGAAACAAGCACAGGTTATTTATCAACAGCTAGATTATTTGAAAACATGGATTGGTAAGAATGGCGGTATATGGATTAAAGATATAAAAGATGACAGGTATATTGTAAAAGAAGGAAGATATGCGAGGAAAAATACATCTATTGTGCTGGCAGAGCTTTCCGATGCAAGTTTGGGTAATAAAGATTACAAATTTAGGGTTGTGAGTCCAAAGCCACTTAATCCTAAAAATTTATCTGATGCTTTTGAAAACCAGGCATTGATGAAATTTAGAGCAATGAGTCCTGATGCTGAGATATATAAGTTTGATTTTGATAAAAAAATACTACGTTATGTTAAACCGATGGTTACTTCACAATTTTGCCTTAAATGTCATCCTAATTATGAGCTTGGCAGCATTGAGGGTGGAATAAGTATTACAATACCGATAGAGGATATCATTCAGGAAATTAAGCAAAACCGTATTTATTATGCTTCATTTTTTGGGATTACCATGGCAGTCTTGCTTGTAATTATGGTTTATTTGATGAATGTAATTGTCGTTAAGCCTATAAAAAAACTGACTGATCAGGCAGATAAGATTAGTACGGGCGAGATAAATGTATCTGCCGAAATCCATCGGGAAGATGAAATTGGAGAGCTTTCAAAAGCAATCGAAAGATTAAGAATCAGTTTCAAAAAGATGATGAACTTAAAATAA
- a CDS encoding sugar phosphorylase, producing MNEPDYSKELFLIPPKYKGKILNRLFLLYGSDTGKKIYGEIERLVKVHHAYIKKGFDFIPENREKFTSRDTVLITYGDMIVGGNKKPLKHIADFCKKYLKNVFNSVHILPFYPYSSDRGFSVKNFTEVDHRIGTWEDIHNLSKEFSLMFDGVFNHISSKSAWFQSFLNGDPEFRDFFITISTSKMISEEHLKLIVRPRTTPLFTEFLTIDGPKLVWTTFSSDQIDLNFRNPKVLTKMIQILLFYVRMGASLIRLDAVTYLWEELGTECAHLKETHAIIKLFRDILDITAPYVKLVTETNVPHEKNIQYFGNGYDEAQMVYNFALPPLVLHAFLREDTTVLSKWASTIDSLNDYATFFNFLDSHDGIGVLPVSGILDEREINYMVLKTIENGGYISYRTDQNGEEVPYELNITWYSALNGDSTVEDKGIKKFIASRAIALSLVGVPGVYIHGLLGTKNDGEAVLKEKQTRSINRKVFKYKEIKEILDDKDAIQSKILNLLTKLIAIRSSEKAFSPNFKQKIFEIDNRLFCVFRYLNDEDECILSITNVSDDIIKIDLSKFKKYFCSDKNIDIVSGREILLNQNFLIEGYQVIWIKGSLKGNIQDFEKI from the coding sequence TTGAATGAGCCTGATTATTCTAAAGAACTTTTCTTAATCCCGCCAAAATATAAGGGGAAAATATTAAACAGACTTTTTTTGCTGTATGGTAGTGATACAGGTAAAAAGATTTATGGTGAAATAGAGAGGCTTGTAAAGGTACATCATGCTTACATAAAAAAAGGATTTGATTTTATTCCCGAGAACAGAGAAAAGTTTACTTCCCGTGATACTGTTCTCATAACATATGGAGATATGATTGTAGGGGGGAATAAAAAGCCCCTAAAACATATAGCTGATTTTTGCAAAAAATATCTTAAAAATGTGTTTAATTCAGTTCATATCTTACCCTTTTACCCTTACAGCTCTGATAGAGGATTTTCTGTTAAGAATTTTACCGAAGTTGACCACAGAATCGGCACTTGGGAAGATATACATAATTTGAGCAAAGAGTTCTCACTCATGTTTGATGGTGTTTTTAACCATATTTCATCAAAAAGTGCATGGTTTCAGTCATTTTTAAACGGTGACCCCGAATTTAGAGACTTTTTTATCACGATTTCAACCTCAAAGATGATATCTGAAGAGCATCTGAAGCTTATTGTGAGGCCAAGGACAACTCCTTTATTTACTGAATTTCTTACCATTGACGGGCCAAAACTTGTTTGGACAACTTTTAGCAGTGACCAAATCGATTTAAACTTTAGGAATCCTAAGGTACTTACGAAAATGATTCAAATATTACTTTTTTATGTCAGGATGGGGGCAAGTCTTATAAGGCTTGACGCTGTTACTTATCTTTGGGAGGAGTTGGGGACAGAGTGTGCTCACCTGAAGGAAACTCATGCAATAATTAAACTTTTTAGGGATATATTGGATATAACGGCGCCATATGTAAAACTTGTAACAGAGACCAATGTGCCTCATGAGAAAAACATACAATATTTTGGAAATGGGTATGATGAAGCTCAGATGGTATATAATTTTGCTCTTCCGCCGCTTGTTTTGCATGCGTTTTTGAGGGAAGACACTACTGTTTTATCAAAATGGGCTTCTACAATAGACAGTCTTAACGATTATGCAACTTTTTTTAATTTTCTTGATTCTCATGATGGAATAGGGGTTTTGCCTGTAAGCGGTATCTTGGATGAAAGAGAAATAAACTACATGGTGTTGAAAACTATTGAAAATGGTGGATATATCTCCTACAGGACAGACCAAAATGGTGAAGAGGTCCCATATGAGCTAAATATCACCTGGTACAGTGCATTAAATGGTGATTCCACAGTGGAAGATAAGGGGATAAAAAAATTTATTGCCTCTCGTGCTATTGCACTCAGCTTAGTGGGGGTGCCTGGTGTCTATATTCATGGGCTTCTCGGCACAAAAAATGACGGGGAAGCAGTGTTAAAAGAGAAACAAACAAGGAGTATTAATAGAAAAGTTTTTAAATATAAAGAGATAAAAGAGATTTTAGATGATAAAGATGCCATTCAATCAAAAATCCTGAATTTGTTGACAAAGCTAATTGCTATTAGAAGTAGTGAGAAAGCTTTTAGTCCAAATTTTAAACAAAAAATTTTTGAGATAGACAACAGACTGTTTTGTGTTTTCAGATATCTGAATGATGAAGATGAATGTATTTTGAGTATAACAAATGTGTCTGACGATATAATTAAAATTGATTTATCAAAATTTAAAAAATATTTTTGTTCTGATAAAAATATTGATATCGTATCGGGCAGGGAAATTTTGTTGAATCAAAATTTTTTGATTGAAGGTTATCAGGTTATTTGGATTAAAGGTTCTTTGAAAGGAAATATTCAGGATTTTGAAAAAATTTAA